A DNA window from Chelativorans sp. AA-79 contains the following coding sequences:
- a CDS encoding ABC transporter ATP-binding protein: protein MTSVSIKKLSLSFGDIEVLKDLDLEIDKGEFLVLLGSSGCGKSTLLNCIAGLLDITDGQIFINDRNVTWEQPKDRGIGMVFQSYALYPQMTVAGNLAFGLKNAGVPKDEIERRIARAAGILHIEPLLKRKPAQLSGGQRQRVAIGRALVRDVDVFLFDEPLSNLDAKLRAELRVEIKRLHQQLESTTMIYVTHDQIEAMTLADRIAIMRAGAIQQLADPGTIYNRPINKYVAGFIGSPSINFIDGVLELNGSPAFRAGDTRIGLDRYAFSGNGPKPGRVAFGIRPEHIFMDRGAEDQPFKAEVDVDVVEPMGADTLVWSRLDGHELRFRVDGQVPVRKGERVQVGFDPVRASIFDAETEMRL, encoded by the coding sequence ATGACCAGCGTCTCCATCAAGAAGCTCAGCTTGAGCTTCGGCGACATCGAGGTCCTGAAGGACCTCGATCTCGAGATCGACAAAGGCGAGTTCCTGGTCCTTCTCGGCTCCTCCGGCTGCGGCAAGTCCACGCTCTTGAACTGCATCGCCGGGCTCCTCGACATCACCGATGGCCAGATCTTCATCAACGATCGCAACGTGACCTGGGAGCAGCCGAAGGACCGCGGCATCGGCATGGTGTTCCAATCCTATGCGCTCTATCCGCAGATGACGGTGGCGGGGAATCTGGCCTTCGGTCTCAAGAACGCCGGCGTGCCGAAGGACGAGATAGAGCGGCGCATAGCGCGCGCGGCGGGGATTCTCCACATCGAGCCGCTTCTGAAGCGCAAGCCCGCCCAGCTTTCCGGCGGCCAACGCCAGCGCGTGGCGATCGGCCGGGCGCTGGTGCGCGACGTGGACGTGTTCCTGTTCGACGAGCCCCTGTCGAACCTCGACGCGAAGCTGCGTGCGGAGCTTCGGGTGGAGATCAAGCGGCTCCACCAGCAGCTCGAAAGCACCACGATGATCTATGTCACGCATGACCAGATCGAGGCGATGACGCTCGCCGACCGCATCGCCATCATGCGCGCGGGTGCGATCCAGCAGCTTGCCGATCCGGGCACGATCTACAACAGGCCGATCAACAAATATGTCGCCGGCTTCATCGGTTCGCCCAGCATCAACTTTATCGATGGCGTGCTGGAGCTGAACGGCAGTCCCGCCTTCCGCGCCGGCGATACGCGTATCGGGCTCGACCGCTACGCCTTTTCCGGAAACGGACCGAAGCCTGGACGCGTCGCTTTCGGCATCCGCCCGGAGCACATTTTCATGGACAGGGGCGCGGAGGATCAGCCCTTCAAGGCCGAGGTGGACGTTGATGTGGTGGAGCCGATGGGAGCCGATACGCTCGTGTGGTCCAGGCTCGACGGCCACGAGCTGCGCTTCCGGGTGGATGGGCAGGTCCCGGTCCGCAAGGGGGAACGGGTGCAGGTCGGCTTCGATCCCGTCCGCGCCTCCATCTTCGACGCGGAGACGGAGATGCGGCTCTAG